The Candidatus Eisenbacteria bacterium nucleotide sequence GCCGCGAGGAGGCGGTGCGCTTCGCGAACCTCGCGCCGGTCCCGGTCCGCGTACTCGAACCGGCCCCCTGAAAATGGGGAGGGTTCTCCCGCGGACGCGCGAAAATCGAGAGAGAGGAGGAAGGAACGGTGGCGAACACGTTGGGGCATCTCTTCCGGATCACCACCTGGGGGGAATCGCACGGCGGCGGCGTGGGCGTGGTGATCGACGGATGCCCTCCCCTTCTCGATATCGACGAGAGGGAGATCCAGACGGAGCTCGACCGGCGCCGGCCCGGCGCGGGGGGCGCCGTCTCGGCGCGGAACGAGAGCGACACGCTGCGGATCCTCTCCGGCGTGCGGGAGGGGAAATCGCTCGGTACGCCGATCCTCCTCCTCGTGGAGAATGTCGACGCGCGCCCCGAGGACTACGAGGATCTGCGCGACGTCTACCGCCCCTCCCACGCCGACTTTACGTATGAGGCGAAGTACGGCATTCGTGATTGGCGCGGCGGCGGGCGGGCGAGCGCTCGGGAGACGGTCGGCCGGGTCGCCGCGGGCGCGGTGGCGCGCAAGGTGATCGAGAGCGCCGGGATCCGCGTGATCGCCTACGTCCGCTCCCTCCACGACGTGGAGGCGAAGATCGACCCGGAACGGGTGCGCGCGCCCGAAGTGGAGCGAAGCCCCCTCCGCTGTCCGGACCCGGAGGCGGAACGGCGGATGCAGGTCCTCCTGGAGGAGATCAAGGAGTCGGGGGACTCGCTCGGCGGCGTGATCGAATGCGCGGCGAGGAACGTCCCCCCCGGCCTCGGCGAACCCGTCTTCGACAAGCTGGACGCGGATCTCGCCAAAGCGCTCCTCTCCATCCCCGCGGTGAAGGGCTTCGAGATCGGCTCCGGATTCGCCGCTTCACGCCTCAAGGGATCGGAGCACAACGATCAGTTCGAGCTGAGGGACGGGCGGATCCGGACCGCCACCAATCGTTCCGGCGGCGTACAGGGGGGGATCTCCAACGGGGAAAACATCGTGCTCCGTGTCGCCTTCAAGCCGACCGCCACCATCGCCAAGATGCAGAAGACGGTCTCGCGGAACGGGAACATCACCGAGATCCGCCCACGCGGCCGCCACGATCCCTGCGTGCTCCCGCGGGCCGTGCCCGTGGTGGAGGCGATGGTCGCCCTCGTTCTCGCCGACCACCTCCTCAGACAAAAAGCGCTCCGGGGATAAGCGGATCGTTTCTTGCCCGCGGCCACGCCCCGACCGGCCGATTCCTCTTCCGTTTTTCGACGGCGGAAGGGGGAA carries:
- the aroC gene encoding chorismate synthase, translating into MANTLGHLFRITTWGESHGGGVGVVIDGCPPLLDIDEREIQTELDRRRPGAGGAVSARNESDTLRILSGVREGKSLGTPILLLVENVDARPEDYEDLRDVYRPSHADFTYEAKYGIRDWRGGGRASARETVGRVAAGAVARKVIESAGIRVIAYVRSLHDVEAKIDPERVRAPEVERSPLRCPDPEAERRMQVLLEEIKESGDSLGGVIECAARNVPPGLGEPVFDKLDADLAKALLSIPAVKGFEIGSGFAASRLKGSEHNDQFELRDGRIRTATNRSGGVQGGISNGENIVLRVAFKPTATIAKMQKTVSRNGNITEIRPRGRHDPCVLPRAVPVVEAMVALVLADHLLRQKALRG